Proteins from a single region of bacterium:
- a CDS encoding fused MFS/spermidine synthase has translation MQMNKTGEHPSGAVPPWVLLLTIFITGNVIMMLEVVGTRVVGPFFGVGIYVWSALITVTLLALSVGYWLGGKLADAKRRPEFLYLAITLSALLTFLIPVLRNPVLTFAGHFGVRGGVLIGSVILFSLPLFFLGIVSPYATKLFTDQFEKLGSRVGMLYAISTVGSFIGTVVMGFYLIPNFRLSTILLGLGMVLLIMPLFYYFVIRSRRWWIFLALIILGLGSLIFFPRISPNPSSTGNLKIIYKTNSFYGEIKVAQIGNQRILLVDGVTQSGEDYRSHRAVPRYVSDMVDAITSYHPEAKDVLVVGLGGGNIVHALLRKEFRVDVVEIDKKIKAVAETYFGIDPQKVRITLDDGRRFVRTTQKKYDVVVLNTFNGENFPSHLLTKNFFTEVKNILNPGGVTALNFVGYVQGPHREAGASVFATLRAPHDWCKSFFSEAKHKFGNIVCIAGEGPEPQEGPDPEVWNALQANAVSISGWEDAVICTDDYNPVEFMNRVVYRRWRQLVIDSLGPEVLLN, from the coding sequence ATGCAAATGAATAAAACCGGGGAACATCCTTCAGGGGCGGTTCCACCCTGGGTGCTGCTGTTAACCATCTTTATCACCGGCAATGTGATCATGATGCTGGAGGTGGTGGGCACACGTGTGGTGGGTCCGTTTTTTGGAGTAGGTATTTATGTTTGGTCGGCTCTGATTACGGTGACGCTGCTGGCGCTTTCCGTCGGTTATTGGCTGGGCGGTAAATTGGCGGATGCCAAGCGGCGTCCGGAATTTTTATATTTGGCGATTACCCTATCCGCGCTGCTCACGTTTCTTATTCCGGTTTTGCGCAATCCGGTGCTGACCTTTGCCGGCCATTTCGGCGTTCGGGGCGGGGTTTTGATCGGGAGTGTCATTCTGTTCAGCCTGCCGCTTTTTTTTCTCGGGATTGTCAGTCCTTATGCCACCAAACTGTTCACCGATCAATTTGAAAAACTGGGATCACGCGTGGGTATGCTCTATGCGATCTCCACTGTGGGAAGTTTTATTGGGACGGTTGTCATGGGGTTCTATTTGATTCCCAATTTTCGTTTGAGTACGATTTTACTCGGGTTGGGAATGGTGTTGTTGATCATGCCCCTGTTTTATTATTTCGTTATCCGTTCACGTCGGTGGTGGATTTTTCTGGCGCTGATCATCCTGGGATTGGGGAGCTTGATTTTTTTTCCCCGCATATCCCCTAATCCAAGTTCTACAGGAAATTTAAAGATAATTTACAAGACCAATAGCTTTTACGGAGAGATTAAGGTGGCGCAAATTGGTAACCAGAGAATTTTATTGGTGGATGGGGTCACCCAGTCGGGAGAAGATTACCGTTCGCATCGGGCGGTGCCGCGCTATGTCAGTGATATGGTTGATGCAATCACCAGCTATCACCCGGAGGCCAAAGATGTTTTGGTGGTCGGCCTGGGCGGCGGGAATATTGTGCATGCTTTATTGCGCAAGGAATTCCGGGTGGATGTTGTTGAAATTGATAAAAAAATCAAGGCAGTGGCGGAAACCTATTTTGGGATTGATCCGCAAAAAGTCAGGATTACCCTGGATGACGGACGGCGGTTTGTGCGTACCACACAAAAAAAATATGATGTGGTTGTGTTGAATACATTCAATGGTGAAAATTTCCCGAGTCATTTACTGACTAAAAATTTTTTTACGGAGGTGAAGAATATTTTGAATCCCGGCGGCGTGACGGCTTTAAATTTTGTTGGATACGTTCAGGGGCCGCATCGCGAGGCCGGGGCTTCGGTTTTTGCGACCTTGCGAGCGCCGCATGACTGGTGCAAGTCTTTTTTCAGCGAAGCCAAGCATAAGTTCGGGAATATTGTTTGTATTGCCGGGGAGGGTCCCGAACCACAGGAGGGTCCGGATCCTGAAGTATGGAATGCGTTGCAGGCCAACGCGGTAAGTATTTCAGGTTGGGAAGATGCGGTTATCTGTACAGATGATTACAATCCGGTGGAATTCATGAACCGGGTTGTTTACCGCCGTTGGCGGCAGTTGGTGATTGACAGCCTGGGACCGGAAGTGTTGTTAAACTAG